From a region of the Halolamina sp. CBA1230 genome:
- a CDS encoding ATP-binding cassette domain-containing protein, translated as MSRHHATETDSDIATDGPVLSIADLSVTLGETDVLAGVSLDVERGELVGLVGPNGAGKTTLLRNARGTLAPDSGQVRIEGEAVDDLSAKEIGRRVATVPQDTSISFSFSVREIVEMGRTPHVPRFGAMDEADHAAVERAMERTEVTEFADRPVTEISGGERSRVLLARALAQDTPLLLLDEPTASLDPNHRLRTFETVSALVDEGRAAVAAIHDLDTAARYCDRIVVVADGGIVADGPPESVLTGATIGHAFDVDAVVTDDPVTQRPRVTALPDDLGDDPEIPPVDRVHVVAGGGRAGPLLTRLDRAGVEASVGPLQAGDTDAAVADTLGMETLEIGALDDVDTAVLDRTRTLIERADAVVVADIDLTVGVTPVLSAVAETEKPVYCVEERSVGDRTVSEEAAEAYKRLRVGDADVAASTPELLDALA; from the coding sequence ATGAGCCGCCACCACGCCACCGAAACCGACAGCGACATCGCGACCGACGGACCAGTGCTGTCGATCGCCGACCTCTCGGTCACCCTGGGGGAGACCGACGTGCTTGCGGGCGTGAGCCTCGACGTGGAACGCGGGGAGCTCGTTGGCCTCGTCGGCCCGAACGGCGCGGGGAAGACGACGCTGCTCCGGAACGCTCGCGGGACGCTCGCCCCGGATTCGGGACAGGTCAGGATCGAAGGTGAGGCCGTCGACGACCTCTCGGCGAAAGAGATCGGCCGGCGGGTCGCGACGGTGCCACAGGACACCTCGATCTCCTTCTCCTTCTCCGTCCGGGAGATCGTCGAGATGGGTCGGACGCCCCACGTCCCGCGGTTCGGCGCGATGGACGAGGCCGACCACGCGGCCGTCGAGCGTGCGATGGAACGCACCGAAGTCACCGAGTTCGCGGACCGTCCCGTGACCGAGATCTCCGGCGGCGAGCGCTCGCGGGTGCTGCTCGCCCGCGCGCTCGCCCAGGACACTCCGTTGCTCCTCCTCGACGAACCGACCGCGAGCCTCGACCCGAACCACCGACTGCGGACGTTCGAGACGGTCTCGGCGCTGGTCGACGAGGGGCGGGCCGCGGTCGCGGCGATCCACGACCTCGACACGGCGGCGCGGTACTGCGACCGGATCGTCGTCGTCGCGGACGGCGGGATCGTCGCCGACGGCCCGCCGGAGTCCGTCCTGACGGGCGCGACGATCGGGCACGCGTTCGACGTCGATGCGGTGGTCACCGACGACCCGGTCACTCAGCGCCCGCGCGTGACCGCGCTCCCGGACGACCTCGGGGACGACCCCGAGATCCCGCCGGTCGACCGCGTCCATGTCGTCGCCGGCGGCGGCCGCGCAGGTCCCCTGCTGACGCGACTCGACCGCGCCGGCGTCGAGGCCTCCGTCGGTCCTCTCCAGGCGGGCGACACCGACGCCGCGGTCGCCGACACGCTGGGGATGGAGACGCTCGAAATCGGTGCGCTCGACGACGTCGACACCGCCGTACTCGACCGGACCAGAACGCTGATCGAGCGCGCCGACGCGGTCGTCGTCGCCGACATCGATCTCACCGTCGGGGTGACGCCGGTGCTCTCGGCGGTCGCGGAGACCGAGAAGCCCGTGTACTGCGTCGAGGAGCGTTCGGTGGGCGACCGGACGGTGTCGGAGGAGGCCGCCGAGGCGTACAAGCGACTCCGCGTCGGTGACGCGGACGTTGCGGCGTCGACGCCGGAGCTGCTGGACGCGCTGGCGTAG